In the Gossypium arboreum isolate Shixiya-1 chromosome 10, ASM2569848v2, whole genome shotgun sequence genome, one interval contains:
- the LOC108485865 gene encoding calmodulin-like protein 8 yields the protein MRDILSEEQIVEFKEAFCLFEKYGNGCVTVEELAMVIGSLDRYPTEEELHDMITEFDADGNGAVELAEFFNLMAKKMKETDAEEELQEAFKVFDKDQNGYISANELRHVMINLGEKLRDEEVGQMIKEADLDGDGQVNYDDFVKMMTTVG from the exons ATGAGAGATATTCTAAGTGAAGAACAGATTGTTGAGTTCAAAGAAGCCTTCTGTCTGTTTGAAAAATATGGGAATG GTTGCGTTACCGTTGAAGAATTGGCAATGGTGATTGGTTCACTGGACAGATATCCCACAGAAGAAGAACTCCACGACATGATCACTGAATTTGATGCTGATGGCAATGGAGCTGTTGAGCTTGCAGAGTTCTTCAACTTGATGGCCAAGAAAATGAAG GAAACTGATGCAGAAGAAGAACTTCAAGAGGCTTTCAAGGTTTTTGACAAAGATCAAAATGGGTATATCTCAGCTAATGag CTAAGGCATGTGATGATCAATCTTGGTGAGAAATTAAGGGATGAAGAGGTGGGGCAGATGATCAAAGAAGCTGATTTGGACGGTGATGGTCAGGTCAACTATGATGACTTTGTCAAAATGATGACAACCGTTGGATGA